A genomic stretch from Myripristis murdjan chromosome 12, fMyrMur1.1, whole genome shotgun sequence includes:
- the cryba4 gene encoding beta-crystallin A4, which translates to MTHHCTKFSGHWKIIVFDEECFQGRRHEFTSECCNVMEFGFETVRSLRVESGAWVGYEHASYQGQQFVLERGEYPQCDAFGGSNAYHIERMTSFRPIACANHRECRMTIYERENFLGRKGELSDDYPSLQAMGWCNNEVGSLRVQSGAFVCYQYPGYRGYQYIMECDRHCGEYKHFREFGSHSQTPQIQSIRRIQQ; encoded by the exons ATGACTCACCATTGCACCAAGTTCTCCGGCCACTGGAAG ATCATTGTCTTTGATGAGGAGTGCTTCCAGGGCCGTCGCCATGAGTTCACCTCTGAGTGTTGCAATGTTATGGAGTTTGGCTTCGAGACTGTGCGCTCCCTGAGGGTGGAGAGCGGAGC CTGGGTGGGCTATGAGCACGCCTCTTACCAGGGACAGCAGTTTGTCCTGGAGAGGGGAGAGTACCCCCAGTGTGATGCCTTCGGAGGTAGCAATGCCTATCACATTGAGAGAATGACCTCCTTCAGACCTATTGCCTGTGCT aaccacagagagtgtcGTATGACTATCTATGAGCGTGAAAACTTCCTGGGCCGTAAGGGTGAGCTTAGCGACGATTATCCCTCCCTCCAGGCCATGGGCTGGTGCAACAATGAAGTTGGCTCTCTCAGGGTCCAGTCTGGAGC ATTTGTGTGCTACCAGTACCCTGGTTATCGTGGATACCAGTATATCATGGAGTGTGATCGTCACTGTGGAGAGTATAAACACTTCAGGGAGTTTGGCTCCCACTCCCAGACCCCTCAGATCCAGTCCATCCGCCGTATTCAGCAGTAA